A portion of the Sphaerochaeta pleomorpha str. Grapes genome contains these proteins:
- a CDS encoding NIF3 1 — translation MYVLVCYVPETHLQCVKEALFSAGAGILGGYEQCSWQTLGTGQFMPCKGSSPFIGEVGALEQVEEWRLELVVDEEHVASAVQAMLEAHPYEVPAYHLIPVMTIDGLSM, via the coding sequence ATGTATGTTCTTGTTTGTTATGTTCCCGAAACCCACCTGCAATGTGTAAAGGAAGCCTTGTTCTCAGCAGGGGCCGGAATACTCGGCGGATATGAGCAATGCAGCTGGCAAACACTCGGAACCGGTCAGTTTATGCCCTGTAAAGGTAGTTCTCCCTTCATTGGAGAGGTCGGGGCGCTTGAACAAGTTGAGGAGTGGCGGTTAGAATTGGTTGTGGATGAAGAACATGTGGCATCGGCCGTCCAGGCAATGTTAGAAGCCCATCCCTACGAAGTCCCCGCTTACCATTTGATCCCTGTAATGACAATTGACGGTTTGTCAATGTGA